The Bacillus vallismortis genome window below encodes:
- the pdaB gene encoding polysaccharide deacetylase family sporulation protein PdaB — translation MNHFYVWHIKRVKQFIIILIAAFAAASFFYIQRAVPLPVFSTDTGPKAIYKGETDSKEVALTFDISWGDEKAEPILNTLKANGIKNATFFLSASWAERHPDTVARIVKDGHQIGSMGYAYKNYANLESSEIKKDINRAQTAFEKLGIKDIQLLRPPTGQFNKNVLTVAKQYNYTVVHYSINSQDWTNPGVEKIIDNVTQQVSGGDIVLLHASDSAKQTEEALPDIIHQLREKGLKNVTVGDLIANSDAKSSEIK, via the coding sequence GTGAATCACTTCTATGTGTGGCACATTAAACGAGTGAAACAATTTATCATTATACTTATCGCCGCATTTGCAGCAGCTAGCTTTTTTTATATCCAAAGAGCTGTCCCGCTTCCCGTGTTTTCAACTGACACCGGACCTAAAGCCATTTATAAAGGAGAAACAGATTCGAAAGAAGTTGCCCTTACTTTTGATATCAGCTGGGGTGATGAAAAAGCAGAACCTATACTTAATACTCTGAAGGCGAACGGGATTAAAAATGCGACGTTTTTTCTTTCCGCTTCTTGGGCTGAACGCCACCCCGACACAGTGGCACGTATCGTGAAGGACGGTCATCAAATAGGGAGCATGGGCTACGCCTATAAAAACTATGCCAATTTAGAGAGCAGCGAAATAAAAAAGGACATTAACCGTGCGCAAACTGCCTTTGAAAAGTTAGGGATCAAAGACATACAGCTATTAAGACCCCCTACCGGACAATTCAACAAGAATGTTCTAACGGTCGCAAAGCAATACAACTATACGGTCGTTCATTACAGCATAAACTCTCAGGATTGGACGAATCCCGGAGTTGAAAAAATCATCGATAATGTGACCCAGCAAGTTTCCGGAGGAGACATTGTTCTTTTACACGCCTCCGATTCGGCAAAACAAACAGAAGAAGCGCTGCCCGATATCATCCATCAGCTGAGAGAAAAAGGATTAAAAAATGTAACCGTAGGTGATCTCATTGCAAATTCTGATGCCAAATCCTCAGAGATAAAGTAA